The genomic DNA GGGAGTAGAAGGTTGTCCAAGGGTGCTTATCTGATGTTCTGGAACTTTTGAAACTGGAAGAATAGCCTCAGCAAATCTGTGGGCATTGGCTTCACAATCTTCCCGCAAAGGCAGGGGGTCTACTGTCTTGATGCCAGCAGCAGGAGAAGTCAGGAGAGACACAGCACAGTGGTTTCCTTTCTAgatgacaaaaataaagaagagaaaaagatgcacatgcatgtgcaaaagtaaagaaaggaacGAGTGTTCAAATGCAGACAGTCACAAGTCACAGAAGATATGGGGGCAAGTGACAGAGTGTCCATGGAGTGGCTATGCGAATAGCCACccccacagagaaacaaacctgCTGATACAACGACCAAATGAGCATTAAAAATGCTCTGAAAGGGCAAACCTGGGAAGACAGGGTAATTATCACCATGCTACAGAACTATCTCCTTAGAAGCAGGAAGAGGGAAGTCTCATTACGAAGTAGGAGGAGGCATACGTCAGTCATTCAGATAGACGTGAGCACAGTGAACACTCTGCCTCACTAGAATTATGAAGCAGAAGGCATACATCATACGTCAGAtattatattcacacacacatcattCAGACAGATGTGAGTACAGCAACACTCTACCGCACTAGAGGTTTCTAACCACAAAATGAAAGCTTTGAAGTACTAACTGTTCACTTaacaaattatgaaaattaaattaaatataatattaagaGGTaacactgattaaaaaaaaaaaaaacaggaacctACAGACTTACTGAAGCTCACTCGTCCTGAGAGCCCAACAAGACACAATATAAACTTTACAATGTGTCTGCTTTAATGCTTATTAATACTTGGAAAATAATGACATGAGAGGATAATACTGATATAAACCAAAATATAGCTGACAGATGgatttctttatattatttttttaaataaaaaataaaatgtcatctgAAACTTATATTTGAACAATAGTAtctggttttaaaatttttaattacagATAGCATCAATGTTGCCATGAAAATAAAGATGCCTAATGATGCAAAATTACATTCACAGCACacctaagaaaaatattaatcagAAAAAAGATGTATACAATCTGAAACAAAACTAgcatagaaaaaaacaaaaaaatatagatTATGAACCTTGCCTGTAGGATGCTAATTATTTATACACCATAACTAAGTACCTCAAAACTTAACCCTGACCCTCAGCATAAAGCAGGCATGAGAGCAGTCCTTTTCTTAGTCATCAGCATCTTCAGATTTCCACAATGACAGTGTAGCTTAATCCTAAGAGTTCTGCAGAttgcaaacacagacacaacaGTCCTTGTCATCCCCTGAGCTCTCCTTGTCCCCCTCATTTGACCCAGGGATGTGACTATTACGCAGTTTCTGACCTGGGGTATCATTTTCTGTGACTTCATGAAGAGCTGATGGCTTTCTCCCAAAAGAACTTAAGTTGCAGTAAGAGAAGGAAAATCTCCCATTGCCTCCCTTTCTCCTGTCCACTCAGTGAACTACAAAGTCACACTAATGAAGTCTTTTCTTCCTACACAGCTTAGAAGCTCTGCCATCTTGGTTTTACTGCTGCCAAGAAGAGCTGACTGAAACCTACAGACTATTTTAACTGGGCTTACTGAAACTGACCTGGTTTGAAGCCTCAAGCCTTTTTACTGACCCACTGTTCCCAGTCTCCTTGCAGGTAACAGTTCTCCACAGCAACTAGTGACTTGATTTGCCCTGTGAGTCACTCCCCAATGCCTTCAGGATAACATCCAAACTCCTCACCCTACCCACACCTTTCCAGCTTCATTCCCTACCCTGTCTTCCCTCTagatccaccacacacacacacacacacacacacacacacacacacacacacacacacacactttaaaactcAACACTCTTCCTTGGGGACCTACAGgtacataatatatataacatatacacatgcatattaaATATGCAGCTCGTAAACTTCTCAAATCTAACATGTCCTAAAGAGAACTCCTGCTATTTTCTGGCAAATCTTTTCCTATCCATCTTTCCTATCTCAGTTGAAAAAGCAACTCCATTCCTCTTGTTCCTTgattcttctctccctcccacaccaCATCCCAACTTTCAGCGACTCTTGGCACACACATCTTCAATGTGCATCCAGAACTGGACGTCCTCGGATGACCTTTACCACCTACCACCACAATCCAAGTCACCGTCATGTCTTCCTGGATCTAGTGACCGACTACATTCACATGTGTTCAGTCCCCACTGTCCATTCTCAATGCTATGGCTACAGTGACCCTGGGACAGTCTTCACCAGATCATGTCACTCCTCTGCCCTTCCTATCTCATATCTCACTGAAAATAACATGGGTGCCTTTCCTATGACCGACAAAGCCCTACACAACTTAGCACagcattctgtctcaaaacacattaCCCACACTATTCTTTCTCCAGTCACAAGAGCACCATGTCCTCTCACCTCAGACTTTTCACTTCTGTTCTCTTTGACATCTTCTCAGATCTGCTCAGATCAGCCCTCCACCTTCTTCATGTTCTGCTTCAACACCACCCTGTCAGTGAGGAACTTCTGGACCACTTCCTACTTATTCCCTGCCTCAGTCCTCCCTAGCACTGACACTTACCTGTGTGTTTTACCTTTGCTATCGAGACTGTGGCTTCGCCCTCCACTGAATGGTAAGCTCCATGAGCCCTGGACTTTTGTCTAGTTCTATCTCTAGTGCTAAACAGTGCCTAGAACACAGTTGGCACACAACTACCAGACAACagattgtgtttttcttctttccttcccgaTGATATGTGAAAGCCTACCAACAACAACAGGCAGGGTTTTCTGAGGACTCAGCCTACATGCATTTATTACAGGAGACCACACAAACCCACAACAAAAAGTTTTCCTCTGAAACACAATGTCTACCTTAGGAAGGTCCTTCTTCAGAGTGTCTAAGCCATCCTGGGAggactctctcttcctctgctctGGGGCTGAAGGCTTCCCTTTAGATGGCGACACTAAGACTGCTCCACCTGGAAAATCCCACGGAAACCACGTGTCAATCACACTAAGTTACATTCTAAACAGGCAGATTATGGATGGCAGGGTTTGACTATTATATTACCGACAGCTGGAGTCGTGAGATCGTGGTGAGTCCTCTGGATGCCAAGTTCTCTCAGCTTTGGAGTAGGAAGCCTTCCCCCGTTTCCTGAGGAAATAGAAGAGGACTCCGACCTAAAAAGTCAAACAATCTATTAGGAAGCCTCTCTTCcaaaaaatatgatcaaaactaCACCACCACCATTATGTAGCATAGTAATAAAGCATAAACTATCTAAGAGAAGTCTacattgtttttgaaaaaaaaaaaagattcctatGCAGGGAGCTTGTGGTGACatctgcctataatcccagtgtttaAGAGGATGGCACAGGAGAgttgtgagttccaagccagccttgaGTATTCAAGGAAGTCCctgccttaaaaacaattttttgtttgtttgtttgtttttcaagacagggtttctctgtgtagctttggagcctgtcctggcactggctctggagaccaggctggcctcgaactcacagagatccacctgcctctacttcccgagtgctgggattaaaggtgtgtgccaccaacgcctggcaaaaacaatccttttaaaaatttttaatccATTTGTAGTTAAAGAGAACTGAGAACCAGAAAGGAGGGACAATCACTGTAAATCAGCAATCCATCGCTAAGTCTTCCATTTAGTTAGCACCAAGTTCCTCATTAGCTGTAACACCCATGAATGAACAAAGGGTTTGACTACAGCCAAGATGTACCATCAGCAAGAGGGAAGAGCTCCCCCAAAGCTGTCAACCCATACAACTGCTGTTAGGTGCTCTTTTCAGAAACCACTTTCAAAATACTACAAAAGGTATCTCTCCTTGACAGAACCATCAGATATTAATGAAGGCCAGTTTGCCTCATGAAGTCATTCTTCCAGACACATTACAAATCTGGTAAGTCCTCCCCACCAGGATGTCAGTGAGAACAATCTATGTCCTGTCAGTGCTCCAGCAGCACCAGTGGTGCTTCAAGGGGCTGCAGGAGTGGAGGCAGAGCAATACCATGTGACAGTGCCTACTTCACTGCATCAAAGCATCTGCATTAGTCATAAGGCTGCAGGTCAAACCCCGACAACTAGTGACAATGCAAATACACATTAGTCATGTACTAGAATGTTCGTTATACTGAGAAGTTTGAGTCTCACCCTTCTTTCACTCTGTCTGCCGTAGACTTGACCTGTGTGTCCAGTTTCTCAGGCTCGCCCACGGAAATTTGCTTGACTTTTCCCCTTTCCTCATCCCTGTCTCCTGTGGGCTGCTCCTGCGTGTCTTCATTGGCTCCCTCTTCATCCCAAACCAGCTTCCTCCTGACAGGAATGGTGGCCTCCTCTGGCAGGGCCAGTTCCCTGGTGGTATTTTTCTCTCCCAGAgcaaattttttttcttctagtttggTAGGAGTGAGTTTCTGGGGAGTCTTGTGGCTTATAAGGTCACTGCATAACAAAGAAAGTTTTACTGTACGTCTGCATTTGAGTGTTTTAGTTTATACTGGCTTAGTGAGCTCATcgatttccttcagttgttttccACATGGGTGGCCTTGTTCTAGGTATTGAAGTTAGTGTAGAATACAGTAAGTGAAAGTTATGTCTGCGTCTCCACTAAAATATTACAGAAGGTAGTATGTTTACCTACTATCATACATACATGCTTGCACTTCTGATGACAAAAGCCATTTATTATTTACCCTCAAAATGAAGAAGACTAACACTCCAACTTAGCTAATTTGTCATAACTAAATGCATAacctcacacaaacacaattaTACATGTGAACAAGTACACAGattcaaaattttatattttagattcATCTTTCTAAAACATTATTAAAGACAGTATTTTCTGAACTTTTAAAGCAGGGTCCCATAATAGCATTTGTAGATGAATTTGGTATATGAGGCTACATTTGCATGCTCTAATGCAAAACCATATACATCAATGTGTAATTTCTCTTACAAATAGTTAAATTGTATTCACTTAAAATTCAAAACAGCAGAGAATTCGCTATAACTAGAGGCCAGGTTCCAAATTAGCCACAAAAATGTATCCATGAATGATATGGATATATAACATGAGCTTATACTCTTACGAATTTTTATGGATGCTTTTTTTTAGCCTCTTAAAGTCTTTTTATATCTAACCTATAGTCATTCTAGTTTTGTGGTTGCTACAAAGAATATTGCAAAATTTAACCTTCCctaattatgtattatttatacaGAAACATAAAGAACAAATATAATATAGCAGTATCTGTCACAGAGGGTAAGTTTTCAATAATAAGTAGATTGTAGGTAGTCAGGTCATTTTCCCTATGTCATTGTATGATGCACATAAGCTACAACACACTCTTCTCACTATCCACAAAGAACACCTCACCTGGCAAGATCCAGTGCTCGGATGTTGCTGCTGATAGCCCCTTCTGAGCTCGTGGTTGAGGAGACGTCCCAGCAGCAGTTGCTATCCGACAGGATCTGATTCAGATGGTCTCGAGAGAAATGTGTTCCCTGGACTCGCTTCCTGTAagactgagccttctctctgagCTCCTTAACCTACACCAAAGAGTACAGACGGCATCCAGTGTTGTCAATGCTCCTCTACAAATACCTACAAGGATATATCAAAGCCAATGCACTAATACAGCCCAAGGCCAATGATAAGGAAGGCAAAAACAACAGCCACATACAGGCATCAGACTATGCATTTAAGCAGAAGTTAAGACAATTAAGCTAAAGCACAATGCAGTTACTTTACTTCAGCCTAGCAGGCAAGGGGGCATTTGTGGCAGCTAAGAAAAATACTGACACATACTTTTTATTGCAAATGAAATTATACAAGTATTCTATGCATTATTATAGTTTTTAAGAATGCAAAAGCAACCAACCTCTGCATACCACATGGCATTTAGAGAACCCTAGGGGAGGAATACAGAGACACACTTAATGACAGATTAATGCCATAATGAGTATTAATGGGAATCAATGAGATGCTGTACCTTATTATCCCTccttctaaatatatatatatatatatatatatatatatatatatatcttgtcaATCAATATTTCTTGTATCCTTAGTAACATTTAACTCAGTAACCAAGACAGCTTAATACTACATCAAAGATCAGCCACATTCTTGCTTGGCTGTGATGGTATTATAACAGGTAATTGATTGCTATTCCTAGCTCCTCATCTCTGGCTGTGATGGTGTTGATGGCAGGTAATTGATTGCTATTCCTAGCTTCCCATCTCTGGAAGAGTGCTTACATGTCAGTAACTCCCAGTATGGCTTACCCCCGCCACCACCATCCCAGCTTTGTACATAGCTGCTCCTATGACAGAGGATCACTGAAAGTTGTGAGATTACCTCTCTAGATCCCTGAGGTTCCCTTTGAGTCAGtaaaacctcaacttcaaaaaaaaaaaaaaaaaaaaaggactaacTATAGATTTGAACAGAAATCCCTAAATACAATGGTTGTATACTCAGCAAGATAAccagatattttttaaagcattataaTGAATTATAGAATCCTTGGCATTCCCTAGTCTGCAAATAACATACTTTCCTATGAAAAGGAACCAAACTACCCATTTGAAACCCTTTTATTCTACACATCATACTGCCACCTGCTGGCTTCTTTAAATGCAAATGTACAGTGTAGAAACCACAACACAAAAAGCTGAATCATTAAAATTCAGCTTTAAAAATCTTGTTTATTATATTTGACAACTTTTATTACCACTAATAATTCTATACTTTTAAACACAGAATTCCCATATTTCTGTAAAATCCTTTATCCCTAAACAATTTATTTTGGGTATGACTATTAACAGTGTCATCTTTTAATCTTCATGGGAAGAAAAGTTGCTTTATACATTATCATTACTGCCTCATTTTTTAGCAATAGtagtgggaggagaaagaggaggaggggagagagagaatctgtgtgtgtgtgtgtgtgtgtatgtgtgtgtgtgtgtgtgtgagagagagagagagagagagagagagagagagagagagagtgagtgtgtgtgtgtgtgtgtatgtgtgtgtgtgtgtaggtcagaggacaactggccttagggagtcagctctctctaccatgtgggacCCCAAaaccaaactcaggctgtcagggcTGTCAGCAAGCCTTtgccctgctgagccatctctccagtcttaaaATTTGTTCAGTTACACCATAAAGATAAGACTCTTGTACTACTGGAGTGCGATGCACTAGAACTGCTGGTTTCActtaaagacaaagagaaaagcaacagTGAAACCTGTGATGCAAAAGCAATTGGGGAAACTACCCAAGCTCCTTAGAAGACAGTTGGTAGCAAGGAGGGAGAGCATCACACATCTAGGGAAAGAGCAGTCACAAAGAGAGCACCTACTGTAGTGTTAGAAATCACACAACCCCAGCAGACTGTTCTTATGCAGACAAACTTGAAAATATCCTGACAGATAACATAAAATCCTATTTTTCTTCACTGCCAAAAAATGAGCTATGCCGATGTATCAGCTCTGTCTCCTATACATTTCAAGGGAAATCAGCAGCAACAGTTTTTACATCAATGGCAGAACTAAGATGCCTGGTTTAAATGTGCTGAGCATTCTGAATGGCTAGGAAACCTGAGGCGCCTGATATAAGTGCCCTCGTATCAAATGTTTCATTGCCTATATAGCATCTCCAAGCCTTAGGATCACTTCCTCTGTGTCCTTGGAGTCTCTCTCCATGAACCTGTGAACCTGAGGCAGGGAGGGACAATGCAGTGTTGAAGCAGGAATTCTGCAGCCATGCAGTGTGTGTACTGAGCAGCAGAGGTAAAGAGAGACCAGAGCCAAGGAACTCTCAGACTCAATGGGTTCACAATGACCAAAGAAGTAGGCCTGTATCTACATGAGCACCCTAACACTGGCACAATCTGCACCCCAATAAACAAGTGAGTTATAAACTGAAAGATAGGTTCAAAGTGGGCTCCGATCAGTGAATGCTGAGCAGTGGGAAGGACAGTCAAGGAGGCTACATTCTATTCACACAGAAGCTCCAGGCTGTTTCATACATAAGAGGGTGGATGAAGAGCTCTCTGCATACAGTGATCCACTTTTGATACCAATTATTTGGAAAGGATGGAGAGTGGACACTTTATGGAAATTCAGTATAGCCATTCAGTTCTATTTATTGATAATATAGGAAATCCAAGGCTTTCATAGTTCTTCATTAGCCATCCTTTCTAATAATGCCAGTGCTAACAtttcagttttatatttaaatgtctaTAATCCCAATCTAAGATGAAAACTGAAGAGGCCAACATCTCTCAAAGGAAAATATTCCATGGGAAAGAGGGGGAAATTGAGTGTGGACTCCAGAAATAACCCCTAAGACCAACGGCCGGGACCACTATAAAGGACAGGAATAAATTATTCCCAACTATACAATCCATAAAGTAATATCACCCAGTGACAGGATATAAATATTTTCAGCagtgggtagagagatggctcagaggttaaaagtatTTGGTGCTCTTGTAgagtaccagagttcagttcccagaacccacctcaagtggcttacaaccacttataactccagttccagggtatacaatgccctcttctggcctacacagacacagacagacagacagacaaacacaaacacacacacacgcatgcacgcacacaatCTAAACactgtaaataaaatgtttccactaccaaattattttcccaaattgaactaaatcatttaaaatttatatgcaaaaaatcaaattcaacaaaactgaaagaaaagaacaaacatttTTTCTCAAAATTTGTGCCCCCCCTCAAATGAGGAGTAATCTTATAGATGGTTCTAACAGCATCTGTTGAATTATAGGAACTCTCAAATGTGGCTCTTTATCTAGAATCAAAGTCCTAAGTGTCCTCAAAAGTCACATCAATAACCAGCCAGAAAGAATTACATGCCAGCCAGCCAtcgtgacacatgcctgtaaatgAATGCTTATAtgggagagactgaggcaggaggagtgctgtgaatCCAAGGTCAGACCCTTTTCCAAAACCCAAGAACAAATGAACTTAAAACAGATTCTATTATTAAAGGCAATATATAGAAATTCTTTTAAGAACATTATAAAACAGTAGTGCAATGATAATACTGCACAGATACGGAACACACAACCACATTCAAAACTCAACTACACACATATTCCATGAATAAGCATGTGTGACTTGGGACAGAACGCCCAGTAGTTCTGCTAAATTACAATACAGAGTTCTCTTTCATCAGAGAAACATAAGGAATTTCTTCTGACTTCAACCTCTCTACAGTTCTCTCAAGTCCTCAACCCCTGGGCACCAACCCTCAGCAGCCACACTGTTCTGTGTCCCCAGTGTTCCCTGCCCTGCCCACTTCCCCAGGTATACTCTTTGTCAAGATATGGAGTACCAATAAGGCAAAGAGTCGGGGGTGTCCATCCTTTACTGCTTTTGACTCTCGTTTTTTATTTGATTAACcagaacagacagacaaatggCCCAGATGGAATGGGAGTTGGCACCCTGACTCTTCTGTCCCATGTAGCCTGAGCTAGGCTCAGGTAGACAGTACTGAGAGTAgctgcagtaaaaaaaaaaaattccagaaaccTCCTAAAACAgaatggctgaggcaggagtgacAGCACATTTGTCTGGGAGGGGCCAGCTCAAAGAACCAGCAGCCCAAAGGGGCCAACAACACTGACCCCAGAAACTGATGACACAATTGCCAGCCATAATCTTCAGCAGTGAGCTAAACAAACCCAGTCCCCATCCCATGTATCCTCTTTGGAAAGATGGATGGAAAAGAATGTCTATTATTATATAATCCAaccaaaaatgttttaatttagctTGCGCATATGGAAAAGGTTGAAAATTGTCAGGATgcaggttttttggtttttttgttttgttttggtttggtttggtttttggtttttcgagacagggtttctctgtgtagctttggagcctatcctggcactcaaactcacagagatccacctgcctttgccttgagtgctgggattaaaggcgtgcgccaccaacacccggcgggATGTAGTTTTAAGATACTAATTATTTAATAATCTAAACGTCCCACTATTTATCCTAGAAGCCACACTTCTCAGCCCTAGGAAATGACTGCCCTTTTCTCCAGCCTGTCTTTAGATCCCAGTCCCTGCCCTATGTCAGGACACCCTGAGAGAAGAACTTGAAACTGAGTGAGCTCAGGCTGCACCCACCCTTTCCTACATGCTACCATGGTGCAAACTGTCAGCGGCCTTACTATCAGATACATTACTGATTGGACAATGACCTTCAGTTCAGAGACTGGAAGTCTGAATGTAATGAGAAACAAATCAATAATGTAAACTGAACTGATTAAAGCTATCAAATATTtgatggttaaaaaaaatgacataataaaTATCAATCTTTCAGGAAGCCATTAGTATAAAGAGAGCTGTCAATCAGTACCTACAGTTTTAAGATGGCGGAATTTGGACTGCTATTACTGTACCATTCATCTTTAAATTGTGAATGAAGCTCACTGTAAAATTGTTGGATAGGctgtaagaagaaaatgagaaatcacAGACTCACCTGGTTTGGCACGTTCTCCTTCATGTGTGTCCAAGCTCCAGCTTTATATAAATACTGGGCTGGGCTCAGAAATTTTGCTCTATATTCAGAATTCACCTTGCTAAGAGAGACAGAATGGAAGTAAGTATTTTAGCATGCTGACCACCCAAAAATGACCATCTCCTTATAAAATACATACCCAAGCTTTTGGTGTCGCCATGGAGCAAGCTTCTTTTTAGGCTGGTCTGAGTCTTCTGATGCCATGTCTACTTCTAATTCTAAAGGCTTGTCTGCCTTGTTATATTGAAATGGAAATAATTAAACTTTTAAGCTTAGAGACAtcagacattaaaataaaaacatagatgTTAGAAAGGTAGGCTTGGAGAGCTTACTACATTTTTGCTCTTAGATGTTTTAGCTactaaagaaaataaggaaaatcaACAAGTTTTGAAACCAATTAAGTTTAGAACTATGACtagggttttattgttttattttaatttaaaggcTAACAAATGCCATCTAAATATTAAGCAAACGATACTACATATTGAACAGAGATTTTGAATTAGTCCTTAAATTTATATTCAAGTGTTATAGTAATTGAAGTTTTGCTAATTAAGTTACCACGGTGCTTTACAGAGTAATACTTTCCACCCCCAAGAATGTCGTAGGTCAAAAGAGTatatgt from Cricetulus griseus strain 17A/GY chromosome 1 unlocalized genomic scaffold, alternate assembly CriGri-PICRH-1.0 chr1_0, whole genome shotgun sequence includes the following:
- the Mdm1 gene encoding nuclear protein MDM1 isoform X6, with amino-acid sequence MAVPPEPQTLQTPKPQEAEQTEDANQERALLLEASRVPKRTRSHSVDSRAEGASDAVEKHQEVTRNHEEVELEPSTKPLKESVDPRLDRHLRKKAGLTVVPSHNALRNSEYQRQFVWKTCKETAPVFTANQVFRNKSQIVPYFKGNTVIHETEYKRNFKGLSPVKEPKLREDLKGNGDLETLSPEKADKPLELEVDMASEDSDQPKKKLAPWRHQKLGKVNSEYRAKFLSPAQYLYKAGAWTHMKENVPNQGSLNAMWYAEVKELREKAQSYRKRVQGTHFSRDHLNQILSDSNCCWDVSSTTSSEGAISSNIRALDLASDLISHKTPQKLTPTKLEEKKFALGEKNTTRELALPEEATIPVRRKLVWDEEGANEDTQEQPTGDRDEERGKVKQISVGEPEKLDTQVKSTADRVKEGSESSSISSGNGGRLPTPKLRELGIQRTHHDLTTPAVGGAVLVSPSKGKPSAPEQRKRESSQDGLDTLKKDLPKKGNHCAVSLLTSPAAGIKTVDPLPLREDCEANAHRFAEAILPVSKVPEHQISTLGQPSTPCVLPYWHPSSRIQGCLRDPEFQHNVRKPRMNNLLLPSHKAFNDEDADRLSEISARSAASSLRAFQTLVRAQKRKENFWGKT